In one window of Euwallacea similis isolate ESF13 chromosome 4, ESF131.1, whole genome shotgun sequence DNA:
- the LOC136408515 gene encoding uncharacterized protein, whose translation MIYKGRKESRYLDTWKFERQKLEITRRAKVKMIEKADWGRVKGKRKAAKVFFHKEGEIRDLEDCKTRTAAKGCEIVCMCVYLECSDKNGVIWESARCPVKEVFPKATEKDSEG comes from the exons atgatttataagggaaggaaagagagtcgttacttggatacatggaaatttgaaagacaaaaattggaaattacaagaagagcaaaagtgaaaatgatcgaaaaagctgactggggccgagtaaagggaaaaagaaaggcagccaaagtattttttcacaaggaaggagaaatacgagatttggaggattgcaa gacaagaactgcagccaaaggatgtgaaattgtgtgtatGTGTGTCTACCTCGAATGCAGCGATAAAAATGGTGTGATCTGGGAAAGTGCAAGGTGTCCAGTAAAGGAAGTGTTCCCGaaggcgacagaaaaag attccGAAGGATGA